The following are from one region of the Nymphaea colorata isolate Beijing-Zhang1983 chromosome 7, ASM883128v2, whole genome shotgun sequence genome:
- the LOC116257312 gene encoding UDP-glucose 6-dehydrogenase 5-like isoform X2 has product MVKICCLGAGYVGGPTMAVIASKCPKIEVVVVDISVSRIAAWNSDQLPIYEPGLEDVVKSCRGKNLFFSTNIEKHISDSDIIFVSVNTPTKTRGLGAGKAADLTYWESAARMIADVSKTDKIVVEKSTVPVKTAEAIEKILTYNRKGIKFHILSNPEFLAEGTAVQDLLKPDRVLIGGRETLEGRRAVQTLKEVYAHWVPEDQIITTNLWSAELSKLAANAFLAQRISSMNAISALCEATGANILEVAHAVGKDSRIGPKFLNSSVGFGGSCFQKDILNLIYICECNGLFEVANYWKQVIKINDYQKSRFVNRVVSSMFNTVCGKKIAVLGFAFKKDTGDTQETPAIDVCNGLLRDKANISIYDPQVTEDQIRRELSMIKSDWGYQGSLQPKSPTSVKQVNVVWDAYEATKSAHGICIVTEWDEFKKLDFERIYTDMQKPAFVFDGRNILDLEKLRKIGFIVYSIGKPLDPWVKNMPTMV; this is encoded by the coding sequence ATGGTGAAGATATGTTGCCTTGGTGCTGGCTATGTAGGGGGGCCGACCATGGCTGTGATTGCTAGCAAATGTCcaaaaattgaagttgttgTTGTTGACATATCTGTTTCACGTATTGCTGCCTGGAATAGTGATCAACTTCCTATCTATGAACCAGGCCTTGAAGATGTTGTCAAAAGTTGCAGGGGAAAGAATCTCTTCTTCAGCACTAACATAGAGAAACATATCTCTGATTCAGATATTATATTTGTTTCAGTAAATACACCCACAAAAACCAGAGGTCTTGGAGCTGGAAAAGCAGCTGACCTCACTTACTGGGAAAGTGCTGCTCGCATGATAGCTGATGTCTCAAAGACTGATAAGATTGTTGTTGAGAAATCCACAGTTCCTGTTAAAACAGCAGAAGCAATTGAGAAGATCTTGACATATAACAGAAAAGGCATCAAATTTCACATCCTTTCCAACCCTGAGTTTTTGGCTGAAGGTACTGCAGTTCAGGATCTTCTTAAACCTGATAGGGTGCTGATTGGAGGTCGGGAGACTCTGGAAGGCAGAAGGGCTGTACAGACTCTTAAAGAAGTTTATGCTCATTGGGTGCCTGAAGATCAGATCATCACGACCAATTTATGGTCTGCCGAGCTGTCTAAGTTGGCCGCCAATGCCTTCCTGGCTCAACGCATCTCCTCTATGAATGCAATATCTGCTCTTTGTGAAGCAACTGGAGCCAATATCTTAGAAGTTGCGCATGCTGTTGGTAAAGATTCAAGAATTGGTCCAAAGTTCTTAAATTCAAGTGTTGGTTTTGGTGGATCCTGCTTCCAGAAGGACATTTTGAACCTGATTTACATTTGTGAATGCAATGGGTTGTTTGAGGTTGCAAATTACTGGAAGCAGGTGATAAAGATCAATGATTACCAGAAATCTCGGTTTGTGAACCGAGTAGTATCATCCATGTTTAACACTGTTTGTGGGAAGAAGATTGCAGTGTTGGGTTTTGCTTTCAAGAAAGACACAGGGGATACTCAAGAGACACCTGCAATCGATGTTTGCAATGGCCTTCTGAGGGATAAGGCAAACATCAGCATCTATGATCCTCAGGTGACCGAAGATCAAATTAGAAGGGAACTTTCCATGATCAAGTCTGATTGGGGTTACCAAGGCAGTTTGCAGCCGAAAAGCCCAACTTCTGTTAAGCAGGTGAATGTGGTATGGGATGCTTATGAAGCCACCAAGAGTGCTCATGGAATTTGCATTGTCACGGAGTGGGATGAATTCAAGAAGTTGGATTTTGAGAGGATCTATACAGACATGCAGAAGCCAGCTTTTGTGTTTGATGGGAGGAATATTCTTGATCTTGAAAAACTGAGGAAAATTGGTTTTATAGTTTACTCCATTGGCAAGCCTCTGGATCCATGGGTCAAGAATATGCCAACAAT
- the LOC116257312 gene encoding UDP-glucose 6-dehydrogenase 5-like isoform X1: MLPLFCGLQQLNKMVKICCLGAGYVGGPTMAVIASKCPKIEVVVVDISVSRIAAWNSDQLPIYEPGLEDVVKSCRGKNLFFSTNIEKHISDSDIIFVSVNTPTKTRGLGAGKAADLTYWESAARMIADVSKTDKIVVEKSTVPVKTAEAIEKILTYNRKGIKFHILSNPEFLAEGTAVQDLLKPDRVLIGGRETLEGRRAVQTLKEVYAHWVPEDQIITTNLWSAELSKLAANAFLAQRISSMNAISALCEATGANILEVAHAVGKDSRIGPKFLNSSVGFGGSCFQKDILNLIYICECNGLFEVANYWKQVIKINDYQKSRFVNRVVSSMFNTVCGKKIAVLGFAFKKDTGDTQETPAIDVCNGLLRDKANISIYDPQVTEDQIRRELSMIKSDWGYQGSLQPKSPTSVKQVNVVWDAYEATKSAHGICIVTEWDEFKKLDFERIYTDMQKPAFVFDGRNILDLEKLRKIGFIVYSIGKPLDPWVKNMPTMV; this comes from the coding sequence TTGAATAAAATGGTGAAGATATGTTGCCTTGGTGCTGGCTATGTAGGGGGGCCGACCATGGCTGTGATTGCTAGCAAATGTCcaaaaattgaagttgttgTTGTTGACATATCTGTTTCACGTATTGCTGCCTGGAATAGTGATCAACTTCCTATCTATGAACCAGGCCTTGAAGATGTTGTCAAAAGTTGCAGGGGAAAGAATCTCTTCTTCAGCACTAACATAGAGAAACATATCTCTGATTCAGATATTATATTTGTTTCAGTAAATACACCCACAAAAACCAGAGGTCTTGGAGCTGGAAAAGCAGCTGACCTCACTTACTGGGAAAGTGCTGCTCGCATGATAGCTGATGTCTCAAAGACTGATAAGATTGTTGTTGAGAAATCCACAGTTCCTGTTAAAACAGCAGAAGCAATTGAGAAGATCTTGACATATAACAGAAAAGGCATCAAATTTCACATCCTTTCCAACCCTGAGTTTTTGGCTGAAGGTACTGCAGTTCAGGATCTTCTTAAACCTGATAGGGTGCTGATTGGAGGTCGGGAGACTCTGGAAGGCAGAAGGGCTGTACAGACTCTTAAAGAAGTTTATGCTCATTGGGTGCCTGAAGATCAGATCATCACGACCAATTTATGGTCTGCCGAGCTGTCTAAGTTGGCCGCCAATGCCTTCCTGGCTCAACGCATCTCCTCTATGAATGCAATATCTGCTCTTTGTGAAGCAACTGGAGCCAATATCTTAGAAGTTGCGCATGCTGTTGGTAAAGATTCAAGAATTGGTCCAAAGTTCTTAAATTCAAGTGTTGGTTTTGGTGGATCCTGCTTCCAGAAGGACATTTTGAACCTGATTTACATTTGTGAATGCAATGGGTTGTTTGAGGTTGCAAATTACTGGAAGCAGGTGATAAAGATCAATGATTACCAGAAATCTCGGTTTGTGAACCGAGTAGTATCATCCATGTTTAACACTGTTTGTGGGAAGAAGATTGCAGTGTTGGGTTTTGCTTTCAAGAAAGACACAGGGGATACTCAAGAGACACCTGCAATCGATGTTTGCAATGGCCTTCTGAGGGATAAGGCAAACATCAGCATCTATGATCCTCAGGTGACCGAAGATCAAATTAGAAGGGAACTTTCCATGATCAAGTCTGATTGGGGTTACCAAGGCAGTTTGCAGCCGAAAAGCCCAACTTCTGTTAAGCAGGTGAATGTGGTATGGGATGCTTATGAAGCCACCAAGAGTGCTCATGGAATTTGCATTGTCACGGAGTGGGATGAATTCAAGAAGTTGGATTTTGAGAGGATCTATACAGACATGCAGAAGCCAGCTTTTGTGTTTGATGGGAGGAATATTCTTGATCTTGAAAAACTGAGGAAAATTGGTTTTATAGTTTACTCCATTGGCAAGCCTCTGGATCCATGGGTCAAGAATATGCCAACAAT